The genomic stretch TGATTGGTATTCCACTCGGAATCTGGGCTTCCAAAAGTAAGACTGTGGAAAAGGTTGTTCGGCCGATTTTGGATTTTATGCAGACCATGCCCGCCTTTGTGTACCTGATTCCGGCTGTATTATTTTTTGGGTTAGGTCAGGTTCCGGGAGTGATTGCTACGCTCATTTTTGCTATGCCACCGGCTGTACGGCTTACGAATTTGGGAATCCGGCAGGTACCGGAAGAAATCAGGGAAGCTGCCCTGGCTTTTGGATCTGATTCTAAACAAATGCTTATGAAAGTTGAATTACCGGTCGCCCTGCCAACCATTTTAGCAGGTGTAAATCAGACTATTATGCTGGCTCTTTCGATGGTAGTTATCGCTGCATTAATTGGCGCCGGTGGATTGGGACAACCCGTAGTGACCGGATTACAGCAACTGGATATTGGACTGGGGTTTGAAGGCGGACTCGCTATTGTAATACTGGCTGTGTTTTTGGACAGAGTCACCCAATCGTTAGGAGCTTCGACAGGATAAGAATTTAAGATTTAAACAGAACCATAACATCAAACCAAAAGAACCATGAGAACGAATAACAGAATATGGAACATGCTATCAAAGCTGGGGATATTCGTCCTGGCTTTTGGGCTGATTACAGCATGTAGTCAAAAATCAGAAAATGAAACCAAAACAGCCGACTTAGTGTATGTTAATTGGGCTGAAGGGATTGCTTACACCAATCTGGCAAAAGTAGTTTTAGAAGATAAGATGGACTATGAGGTTGAAATTACATCGGCCGGAGTAGGACCTGCTTACACAGCCGTAGCCAATGGAGACTCTGATGCCTTTATGGAAACCTGGCTGCCCACGCTACATGCCGACTATGTAGAACAATACAAAGAGGATATTGTTGATTTAGGTACGGTTTACGAAGGAACCCAAAGTGGCCTGGTAGTACCTGCTTACGTTGAGATTAACAAAATATCGGAGTTGAATGCTGTACGTAACCAATTCAATGGTGAAATCACCGGCATTGATGCAGGCGCCGGGATCATGAAAACAACCAATGAAGTAATTGAGGACTATAATCTTGATTACGAATTGATTCAATCAAGCGGACCTGCCATGACCTCAGCTTTAAAGAAAGCTTATGAGAATCAGGAACCGATTGTAGTAACGGGTTGGAAACCTCATTGGATGTTTGGAAGCTTTGACCTGAAGTTTCTTGAACAAGACGAAGACATGATGAAGTGGAAAACAGGCAGTATCCACATCATGGGTCGTAAAAATCTGGAAGAAGACAAACCTGAACTGGCAGCATTTCTTACAAACATGCACTTAACGGATGCTGAACTTGCTGACTTAATGGTTCAAATCAATGAGTCGGATATGTCGGAAGAAGAAGTTGCGAAGGAATGGTTAACCAATAATGAAGATGTGGTTGCTGACTGGATTCCTGAAGATGAAATGCAGGCAGGAATGTAACTTCAACCACTTTTTAATGAGACTAGAGGAAATGCGTTAGCTCGTGTTTCCTTTTTTTATGCGATCACTTTTTTTACTGACCCAGCTACGGTATCAATAATAGCGAGCTTTAGCTTATCCAATTTAACCTGAGCCAGTCCCCTTTGTTTGAGTGCTTCCATTTCGGCGAGGTCTTTTTTGGCTTTTATCAGAAATTCAAAATCCTCAGGACTAAGATCGCCATCTTTAAGCTGCTTCGACCATCTGATCAGATCGTCTTTGGTACTTAGAGCGAAACTTTTGGCATCTTTTAGCAGATCATCCTTCAAATCTTCTCCAAAGTCCGTAACCAGTTCTGAGAGATCCGTTTTCAAGGTTTTCAGAAAAGCATCAAAATCGAACATAGCTATTCTACCTCACCCGGTTTTATTTTTCCACTCTCCAGCCCAATAATAGTATCAAAGGCATCCGCAACTACTCCGCTATATTCCCCTATAAAAGCGGGTGAAAGAGTTTGCTGTTCTTCCCAGCGGGCCAGAAATCCTCCCATTAGATTCCGGTCTGGATCTACCATGATTTCCCACTGCCTGGCACTTATGTCATTTTTGGGACGGCCCTTCGCATATTCAAAAGCAGTAAGCATGTCTTGCTTCAGTTGCTGAGCTGCTTCTTCATGTCCCGAATAAGGCTCATCCGCCCTATCAATCAACGACATCGACCTGACTTTAAGCTCAACCGCCTGTTGGTAAGCTGTCTCATTAAACTGAGAGATCGTTGGCGCACAGGCATTTATTATGAACCCAAAGGCCACTAAAATGGCCAAACCTGATATGGTTTTGATATGACAAGTGATTCTTGATTTCATATATCAATCTGCAAAAAATTAGCGAGAAATTCCTTGCCTTTTCAGAACCTGGTAAAAGATTATTCCTGTATTAGCTTCAGAATTTCTTCAACCGCTTCATCCACAGAAATTGAATCTGTGTCGATCGTTAAAGCCGGGTCTTCTGATACTTCATAATCCGCATCGTAGCCTGTCAGGCCAGTGATCTCGCCTTCCTGAGCTTTTTTATACAAGCCTTTAGGGTCTCTTTCCTGGGCAGTTTTTGGATCACATGTGATATGAATTTCCTTGAAATCTCCTTCAGGAAATAGTTGCTTAGCCGCTTCACGGTCTTCCGTATAAGGCGATACAAAGGTGCAAAGCACGATGTTGCCGTGTTCAAAGAATAATCGGGCTACTTCGCCAACACGACGTATATTCTCGGTTCTGTCAGCAGGGCTAAATCCAAGATCACCATTTAGTCCATGGCGCACCTGATCTCCATCAAGAAGCACCGTTTGTTTGCCTTCTTCCCAAAGCTTTCTTTCCAGCTCTTTGGCAATCGTACTCTTGCCTGCTCCGGAAATTCCGGTAAACCAGAGAAGCTGCGCCTTATGGCCATTTCTTTTCTCCCGTAATTCGCGGGGAATATTCCAGGGTTCCCAAACTACATTTGGAGATTTTTGCCGGGTTTTCTTGTCTTTAATGCCAGCTTCAGAAGTGTCTTTTGAAGATTTGGATTCTGTTGAACCTGCCCGAATCATTCCAGCACCTATAGTCACATTGGTAGCCGGGTCAATAATGATAAAACTACCGGTTTTCTGGTTTACCTGATAAGGATCATAGAAAATAGGCTGGCTGGTTTTTAGTTTTACGCGACCAATTTCATTCAGTCCTAATTTAGTAGCATCTTCACGGGTCAATGAATCCACATTCATTCGATAGAGCAGGTCTTCCATAAAAACCTGTACTGTACGTGTAGTATGTTGCAGCACATATTGCTTGTTCAGCTCCATGTCCTTCTCATTCATCCAGCAAATGTAAGCTTCGAATTCATTGCTGACCGCCGGCACGTTATTCTTTCGGACAATCATATCCCCACGGCTGGTATCAATTTCGTCCTCAATGGTGAGGGTAATAGAATCTCCCGGATACGCAATGTCAAGATCTTCATCCCGGGTTACAATTCTCTTCACTTTTGATGAAAGTCCGGATGGAAGCACCGTAACTTCATCTCCCGGCCGGACGTGCCCTGAAGCCACCCTGCCAGAGAATCCCCTGAAGTTCTGATTCGGGCGAATCACATATTGAACCGGGAAACGAAAGTCTACAATATTATCAGAAGCATCTACTTTTACGGTTTCCAGATGGTGCAATAATGTAGAACCGTTGTACCAATCTGTGTTGTCGCTTTTTTCTACAACATTATCGCCTTTCAAAGCCGATATCGGAATGTACGTGATATCGCTTACATTCAGTTTCTTGGCAAAACTTCTGAATTCTCCAACGATCTCATTAAACACTTTTTCATCATACCCCACCAAATCCATTTTATTTACGGCTACCACCAAATGTGGAATCCTGAGCAGCGACGAAATGAAAGCATGCCGGCGGGACTGTGTCAATAATCCTTTTGAAGCATCAACAAGGATAATGGCTAAATCGGCTGTAGATGCGCCAGTGACCATATTTCGGGTATACTGAGTATGACCCGGGGTATCGGCAATAATGAATTTTCGCTTTGGAGTTGCAAAATAACGGTACGCAACATCAATGGTAATTTTCTGCTCACGTTCTGCTTTTAAACCATCGGTTAACAATGCAAGGTTAACGTTCTCTTCACCGCTACTCTTACTGGATTTTTCAATGGCTTCCATCTGATCTTCAAAGATAGATTTTGAATCGTAGAACAGCCGCCCGATCAGCGTGCTTTTTCCATCATCCACACTTCCGGCTGTAGTAAACCGGAGCAGATCCATATCCAGGTATTTATTATCAGTGTTAGGGTTGTTTGATTGTCCGTTGCTTTCGCTCATTTGAGAAATAAAATTCGATGTTCAGTATTCTTTAGTAGATCTTGAAGGGGTTGCTTAGAAGTATCCCTGTCGTTTTCGGTCTTCCATTGCGGTTTCACTTCGCTTGTCATCGTGGCGATTTCCACGCTCTGTTTGTCGTGCAGAAGCCACTTCCTGTATAATCTCTTCCATATTTGAAGCATCTGACAAAACAGCCCCCGTACAGGTAGCATCTCCAATAGTTCTGAAGCGAACCGTTTTTGTTTCCAGCTCCTCTTCTTCCATTCTATTTACATAATCGGTATCAGCAAGCCACACTCCCCGACGGTTAAATACCTTGCGTTCATGTGCAAAATAGAGCTCTGGAATGTCGATATCTTCCTGGGCTATATATTGCCAAACATCCATCTCTGTCCAGTTACTGAGTGGAAATACCCTGAAGTTTTCACCCGGATTTTTTCTTCCGTTGAAGAGATTCCAAAGCTCGGGTCGTTGATTTTTTGGGTCCCATTGCCCAAATACATCTCTGTGAGAGAAAAACCGTTCTTTAGCACGAGCTTTTTCTTCATCGCGACGTCCACCGCCTAAAGCGGCA from Gracilimonas sp. encodes the following:
- the cysN gene encoding sulfate adenylyltransferase subunit CysN, which codes for MSESNGQSNNPNTDNKYLDMDLLRFTTAGSVDDGKSTLIGRLFYDSKSIFEDQMEAIEKSSKSSGEENVNLALLTDGLKAEREQKITIDVAYRYFATPKRKFIIADTPGHTQYTRNMVTGASTADLAIILVDASKGLLTQSRRHAFISSLLRIPHLVVAVNKMDLVGYDEKVFNEIVGEFRSFAKKLNVSDITYIPISALKGDNVVEKSDNTDWYNGSTLLHHLETVKVDASDNIVDFRFPVQYVIRPNQNFRGFSGRVASGHVRPGDEVTVLPSGLSSKVKRIVTRDEDLDIAYPGDSITLTIEDEIDTSRGDMIVRKNNVPAVSNEFEAYICWMNEKDMELNKQYVLQHTTRTVQVFMEDLLYRMNVDSLTREDATKLGLNEIGRVKLKTSQPIFYDPYQVNQKTGSFIIIDPATNVTIGAGMIRAGSTESKSSKDTSEAGIKDKKTRQKSPNVVWEPWNIPRELREKRNGHKAQLLWFTGISGAGKSTIAKELERKLWEEGKQTVLLDGDQVRHGLNGDLGFSPADRTENIRRVGEVARLFFEHGNIVLCTFVSPYTEDREAAKQLFPEGDFKEIHITCDPKTAQERDPKGLYKKAQEGEITGLTGYDADYEVSEDPALTIDTDSISVDEAVEEILKLIQE
- a CDS encoding proline/glycine betaine ABC transporter permease, which translates into the protein MFDLPVGDAFEFAINWLTDNLSGFFDLVTLVVDSFLVGIENLLLFPHPIIMIVLFSALAWYVSGKGVGIFTVLGLFVIEGMDMWDGTMETLALIITAVVIALLIGIPLGIWASKSKTVEKVVRPILDFMQTMPAFVYLIPAVLFFGLGQVPGVIATLIFAMPPAVRLTNLGIRQVPEEIREAALAFGSDSKQMLMKVELPVALPTILAGVNQTIMLALSMVVIAALIGAGGLGQPVVTGLQQLDIGLGFEGGLAIVILAVFLDRVTQSLGASTG
- the cysD gene encoding sulfate adenylyltransferase subunit CysD, with the protein product MSEKRSHSHLKELEDEGIYVMREVAAQFERPVLLFSGGKDSIVMFHLALKAFHPGKVPFPLMHIDTGHNFPETIEFRDKLVEKYGVELIVGSVQKSIDEGKVEEETGPDASRNALQTTTLLDTLKEYQVDAALGGGRRDEEKARAKERFFSHRDVFGQWDPKNQRPELWNLFNGRKNPGENFRVFPLSNWTEMDVWQYIAQEDIDIPELYFAHERKVFNRRGVWLADTDYVNRMEEEELETKTVRFRTIGDATCTGAVLSDASNMEEIIQEVASARQTERGNRHDDKRSETAMEDRKRQGYF
- a CDS encoding glycine betaine ABC transporter substrate-binding protein, whose product is MRTNNRIWNMLSKLGIFVLAFGLITACSQKSENETKTADLVYVNWAEGIAYTNLAKVVLEDKMDYEVEITSAGVGPAYTAVANGDSDAFMETWLPTLHADYVEQYKEDIVDLGTVYEGTQSGLVVPAYVEINKISELNAVRNQFNGEITGIDAGAGIMKTTNEVIEDYNLDYELIQSSGPAMTSALKKAYENQEPIVVTGWKPHWMFGSFDLKFLEQDEDMMKWKTGSIHIMGRKNLEEDKPELAAFLTNMHLTDAELADLMVQINESDMSEEEVAKEWLTNNEDVVADWIPEDEMQAGM